From a region of the Fuerstiella sp. genome:
- a CDS encoding DEAD/DEAH box helicase, translated as MPDFKQFKLIAPLERAIEEEGYVTPTPIQEQTLPAALEGHDILGCAQTGTGKTAAFLLPILDYLADQDFKPVARRPLVLVLAPTRELAIQIGESCTTYGRYVDVKQSLIYGGVGQSGQVKAVQRGVQIVIATPGRLLDLMQQEHIHLNRLQIFVLDEADRMLDMGFLPDLKRIIRSLPIRRQSMFFSATMPQSISRLAEKLLHHPVRVKINAEQTNVELIDQRVIFVSHRQKKPLLAVLLKANDVGQAIVFTRTKRGANYVAEYLRRDHIEAVAIHGNKSQNARQQALTAFRADKVRVLVATDLAARGIDVEGITHIINFEIPVEPESYVHRIGRTGRAGAHGIAISLCSPDEEGRLKSIERLIGFKLLEDGRTPDPLPESDAKNKSDGGTSPPGNRNRNRRRRRPRTRSPVANVRSDSDSGATESTTADSSRKKTRGKGRRGRRRRPNDGADVK; from the coding sequence GTGCCAGATTTCAAACAATTCAAGCTGATTGCTCCGCTGGAACGGGCTATCGAGGAAGAGGGCTATGTGACTCCAACGCCCATTCAGGAACAAACGCTTCCCGCTGCACTGGAAGGGCACGATATTCTTGGGTGTGCTCAGACAGGTACCGGGAAGACGGCAGCATTTCTGTTGCCAATTCTGGATTACCTGGCGGACCAGGATTTCAAACCGGTCGCCAGACGTCCGCTGGTACTGGTTCTGGCGCCCACGCGTGAACTGGCGATTCAGATTGGTGAGAGCTGCACAACATACGGGCGTTATGTTGATGTGAAGCAGTCGCTGATTTACGGAGGAGTCGGACAGAGCGGGCAGGTGAAAGCTGTTCAGCGGGGCGTCCAGATTGTGATCGCGACACCTGGCCGTCTACTTGATCTGATGCAACAGGAACATATCCATCTGAATCGTTTGCAAATCTTTGTGCTCGATGAAGCGGACCGCATGCTGGACATGGGATTTCTGCCGGACCTGAAGCGAATCATCAGATCATTACCGATCCGCAGACAGTCGATGTTTTTCTCTGCGACAATGCCTCAAAGCATCAGCAGGCTGGCAGAGAAGCTGCTGCATCATCCTGTCAGGGTAAAAATCAACGCTGAGCAAACTAATGTGGAACTTATTGACCAGCGAGTGATTTTCGTCTCGCATCGTCAAAAGAAACCACTGCTTGCCGTGTTGCTGAAGGCGAATGACGTTGGTCAGGCGATCGTATTCACCCGGACCAAACGTGGTGCCAACTATGTGGCCGAATATCTGCGTCGGGACCACATTGAAGCTGTGGCGATTCACGGGAACAAATCACAAAATGCTCGCCAACAGGCGCTCACAGCGTTTCGTGCCGACAAAGTCCGGGTGCTTGTCGCTACAGATCTTGCCGCACGTGGCATTGATGTTGAGGGAATTACTCACATCATCAACTTCGAAATTCCGGTTGAACCGGAAAGCTACGTTCATCGGATTGGGCGAACCGGACGAGCCGGTGCGCACGGTATAGCGATTTCGTTGTGCAGTCCGGATGAAGAAGGTCGTCTGAAGAGTATTGAGCGACTCATCGGATTCAAACTGCTTGAGGATGGTCGGACACCCGACCCATTGCCCGAATCTGACGCGAAAAACAAATCGGATGGTGGTACTTCACCGCCGGGCAATCGCAATCGCAACCGCCGCCGACGGAGACCTCGAACACGAAGTCCTGTCGCGAATGTCCGGAGTGACAGTGATTCCGGGGCAACAGAGTCAACGACAGCAGACAGTTCCCGGAAGAAAACCAGGGGCAAGGGGCGTCGAGGGCGACGGCGGCGTCCGAACGATGGTGCGGATGTAAAGTAG
- a CDS encoding 2-oxo acid dehydrogenase subunit E2, which yields MPVEITVPRLGWSMDEGTFGSWLKKSGEFVAAGDMVFELEGEKAIHEIETFDSGTLHLPPDAPQPGDTVVVGQLIGYLLADGDAPPTSLQSTVSSPDISGEEKTPVSPANVSVTAEAVSKQNIVSDSRKRAGRIASPRARRTAQALGIDWTGVRGTGRNGRVRERDIIGRSNIDRAHRSAEFSPASPGTHHPASKIRRAVAERMTAAMRQAAPVTLTTKLNAAGIVAFRSALKSNAGISVIPGYTDIVVGLAATALKECPELNACWYNEGVFVYDDINIGIAVDTKEGLVVPVLNHASSLTLPEITRQSLSLVEQARKGTLSQSHLQGGTFTVTSLGMFDVDFFTPILNLPQAAILGIGRIVREPVVSGNNIVAGETMGLSLTFDHRVIDGAPAARWLQTLSKLLQNPRQAVNQG from the coding sequence ATGCCTGTCGAAATCACAGTGCCGCGTCTTGGCTGGTCGATGGACGAGGGGACCTTTGGCAGCTGGTTAAAAAAATCGGGCGAATTTGTCGCAGCGGGAGACATGGTCTTCGAACTGGAAGGAGAGAAGGCTATTCACGAAATTGAGACATTCGATTCCGGAACACTTCACCTTCCCCCGGATGCTCCACAGCCAGGAGATACCGTGGTGGTTGGACAACTGATCGGCTATTTGCTGGCCGATGGAGATGCTCCTCCGACCTCGCTTCAGTCCACCGTTTCATCACCCGACATTTCCGGTGAAGAAAAAACACCGGTGAGCCCGGCCAACGTTTCAGTAACTGCTGAAGCCGTCAGTAAACAGAATATTGTCTCCGACAGCAGAAAACGGGCCGGAAGGATCGCATCACCGAGAGCTCGTCGCACAGCGCAGGCACTGGGCATTGACTGGACTGGTGTTCGCGGAACAGGTCGTAACGGGCGGGTTCGCGAGCGAGATATAATTGGCAGGAGCAATATCGATCGTGCGCATCGGTCGGCTGAATTTTCTCCCGCGTCGCCCGGAACTCATCACCCGGCTTCAAAGATCCGCAGAGCGGTCGCGGAACGTATGACTGCGGCAATGCGACAGGCGGCCCCGGTGACACTCACCACAAAGCTGAATGCTGCCGGGATTGTGGCGTTTCGCAGTGCGCTGAAATCCAATGCCGGCATTTCTGTGATTCCTGGTTACACAGACATCGTTGTCGGGCTGGCAGCCACAGCGTTGAAAGAATGCCCTGAACTCAACGCGTGCTGGTACAACGAGGGTGTGTTTGTTTATGACGACATCAACATTGGAATTGCTGTCGATACGAAGGAGGGCCTGGTGGTTCCGGTCCTCAACCACGCCAGTTCTCTTACACTGCCAGAAATCACCCGCCAGTCACTGTCACTGGTGGAACAGGCTCGCAAAGGAACGCTGTCGCAAAGCCATTTGCAGGGCGGTACGTTCACCGTCACCAGTCTTGGTATGTTTGACGTCGATTTTTTCACCCCTATTCTTAATCTGCCCCAGGCGGCAATCCTTGGTATCGGACGCATCGTTCGTGAACCGGTGGTAAGCGGCAATAACATCGTGGCTGGTGAAACAATGGGACTGAGTCTGACATTTGATCATCGCGTCATTGATGGCGCACCCGCCGCACGCTGGCTGCAGACACTGTCAAAACTGTTGCAAAATCCACGACAGGCAGTCAATCAGGGCTAA
- a CDS encoding dehydrogenase E1 component subunit alpha/beta, which translates to MSNSTASESSVSLDHETALSLYRTMQTIRQTEEHLARCHQRGTVLGACHTYVGEEAIATGICAHLNHEDVVFSTHRGHGHALAKGLEPEKLIAELFGRSTGVSYGRGGSMHLFAPEIGLMGTSGIVGPCILQACGGGYSFKILQQDRVAVAFFGDGAVNNGAFHEGLNMASIWNLPVVFVCENNQFATEVAFEYSSGIPDVGRRAANYGLPGSEVDGNDLVAVYQAAQEAVERARSGGGATLIECRTYRTRAHAEGMGDFTYRTREDVAKWKERCPIRRFAEHVQSNDLAKEQQLTDIDEEIKTRVADAATSADTAAWPDAATATTHVYFEDSRPNPPGPPAPGERILSYTAATHEVLEQEMKVNPAIWVMGEGIGARGGNFATTTGLFDKYGAERLCDTPICERGFVGLGCGAAMTGTRPIIDFMFIDFINDAFGEVINQIAKMQYMSSGRLKMPILLRGCGGIGHSAATHHSGLYHSIYSHIPGLRVVMPSTPYDAKGLFAHALRCNDPVLFLEHRELMATKGPVPETDYEIPFGQAAVVREGTDATIVAVSLMVQHALNAAEQLENNGISVEVIDPRTVSPLDTETILRSVAKTGRLLVVDEAFQPCSVASEIVAHVADSGFDDLDAPIKRLNGAFTPTPYAPTLEQAVVPNVDKIVATLQNLLEE; encoded by the coding sequence ATGAGTAACAGCACAGCATCTGAATCATCTGTAAGTCTCGATCACGAAACAGCACTGTCGCTCTATCGAACAATGCAGACAATTCGGCAAACCGAGGAACACCTGGCGCGGTGTCACCAGCGAGGAACCGTACTCGGCGCGTGTCACACCTATGTTGGTGAAGAAGCGATTGCCACCGGAATCTGCGCTCACCTGAATCATGAGGACGTGGTGTTCAGTACACACCGCGGTCACGGCCATGCACTGGCCAAGGGTCTGGAACCAGAAAAACTGATTGCAGAACTTTTTGGTCGCAGTACCGGCGTTTCGTACGGACGAGGCGGCAGTATGCATCTGTTTGCACCCGAGATAGGTCTGATGGGAACCAGCGGGATTGTCGGTCCGTGTATCCTGCAGGCGTGCGGCGGCGGTTACAGTTTCAAAATCCTGCAGCAGGACAGAGTCGCCGTGGCATTTTTTGGGGATGGAGCCGTCAACAATGGCGCATTCCATGAAGGTCTCAACATGGCCAGCATCTGGAATCTGCCCGTTGTCTTTGTGTGCGAGAACAATCAGTTCGCCACGGAGGTTGCCTTCGAATACTCCAGTGGTATTCCTGATGTCGGACGACGAGCTGCAAACTATGGCCTGCCCGGCAGTGAGGTGGACGGTAATGATCTCGTGGCCGTTTATCAGGCAGCTCAGGAGGCCGTCGAGCGTGCCCGGTCCGGCGGGGGAGCGACACTCATTGAATGCAGGACCTACCGGACACGAGCTCACGCTGAAGGAATGGGCGATTTCACTTATCGGACTCGTGAGGACGTTGCCAAATGGAAAGAACGCTGCCCCATCCGCAGGTTTGCAGAACATGTTCAGTCGAATGATCTGGCAAAAGAACAGCAACTGACAGATATCGATGAAGAAATCAAAACTCGGGTGGCCGATGCAGCCACATCCGCAGATACGGCCGCCTGGCCTGATGCAGCCACGGCCACGACACATGTCTATTTTGAAGATTCCCGACCGAACCCGCCGGGCCCACCAGCTCCCGGCGAACGCATCCTGAGTTATACGGCGGCAACACACGAGGTCCTGGAACAGGAAATGAAAGTCAATCCGGCCATCTGGGTGATGGGCGAAGGGATTGGAGCACGTGGTGGTAATTTTGCCACGACAACCGGACTGTTCGACAAGTACGGAGCGGAGCGGCTTTGTGATACTCCTATTTGCGAACGTGGATTCGTGGGACTGGGCTGTGGCGCTGCGATGACCGGAACCCGCCCGATCATCGACTTCATGTTCATTGACTTCATTAATGATGCGTTCGGCGAAGTGATCAATCAGATCGCCAAAATGCAGTACATGAGCAGCGGTCGTCTGAAGATGCCGATTTTGCTCCGCGGCTGTGGCGGTATCGGGCATTCGGCCGCCACACACCATTCCGGACTGTATCATTCGATCTATTCGCACATTCCCGGTCTGCGAGTTGTCATGCCGTCAACTCCCTACGACGCAAAAGGACTTTTCGCTCACGCGCTCCGCTGCAACGATCCCGTTTTGTTCCTCGAACACCGGGAATTAATGGCCACAAAAGGTCCTGTGCCGGAAACAGACTATGAAATTCCGTTTGGACAGGCGGCCGTTGTGCGTGAGGGAACCGATGCCACGATTGTGGCCGTTTCACTGATGGTGCAGCATGCCCTTAACGCGGCGGAACAGCTTGAAAACAACGGTATTTCAGTTGAAGTTATCGATCCAAGAACCGTTTCACCGCTGGACACAGAAACGATTCTGCGGTCCGTAGCAAAAACCGGTCGGTTACTGGTTGTCGACGAAGCGTTTCAGCCGTGCAGTGTTGCATCCGAAATCGTGGCCCATGTTGCCGACTCCGGCTTCGATGACCTGGATGCTCCGATCAAACGACTCAACGGAGCCTTCACACCGACACCTTATGCTCCGACCCTGGAGCAGGCGGTCGTACCCAACGTCGATAAAATTGTTGCGACTTTGCAGAATTTGCTGGAAGAGTAA
- a CDS encoding SDR family oxidoreductase — MTHPLFNLDGKVAVVSGAAQGLGQATAIAVAQCGADVTLVDRNVDGAEATAAQIRSMGRNAFVSGTNTSDPEAIAELFQQVDSRFGRVDFLGNIAGDGHLVKPEDLQVPDLLKVLQNLVVGRFVMCREAGRRMLDQGSGSIMNIGSLASSTALGRGHIAYSMAMGAVIQMTRELSTEWSHRGVRVNCVTPAQVTNPSLKVRMEDDPTLETRFLKGIPVGRLGRPRDIMGLAALLASDASEWITGAIIPMDGGNMAMNAGGTPGHEHSVIQSFRGETHE; from the coding sequence ATGACACATCCACTGTTTAACCTTGATGGTAAAGTCGCAGTGGTTTCGGGCGCAGCCCAGGGGCTCGGACAGGCGACAGCCATTGCTGTGGCTCAGTGCGGCGCCGACGTCACACTGGTTGATCGAAATGTCGACGGAGCGGAAGCAACCGCCGCACAAATTCGGTCGATGGGCCGAAACGCGTTCGTTTCCGGAACCAACACCTCTGACCCGGAAGCAATTGCAGAACTGTTTCAGCAGGTAGACTCCAGATTCGGTCGTGTTGACTTTCTGGGAAACATCGCAGGTGACGGTCACCTGGTGAAACCGGAAGATCTCCAGGTCCCCGACCTGCTCAAAGTGCTGCAGAACCTGGTCGTTGGTCGGTTTGTCATGTGTCGGGAAGCCGGACGTCGCATGCTGGATCAGGGAAGCGGTTCCATCATGAACATTGGTTCGCTGGCAAGTTCCACCGCACTCGGCCGAGGTCATATTGCGTACAGCATGGCAATGGGAGCCGTAATTCAGATGACGCGGGAACTCAGCACCGAATGGAGCCATCGCGGTGTGCGCGTCAATTGTGTGACACCTGCCCAGGTAACCAATCCCAGCCTGAAAGTTCGCATGGAAGATGACCCCACACTTGAAACCCGATTCCTCAAAGGCATACCGGTGGGACGACTCGGACGACCGAGGGACATCATGGGCCTGGCAGCGCTGCTCGCCTCCGATGCATCAGAGTGGATCACCGGTGCCATCATTCCCATGGATGGCGGCAATATGGCAATGAACGCCGGCGGAACACCGGGTCATGAACACAGCGTCATACAGTCGTTTCGCGGAGAGACACATGAGTAA